A stretch of DNA from Lotus japonicus ecotype B-129 chromosome 4, LjGifu_v1.2:
TTAAAATTTTgccctttctcttttttttttgagtccAAAAGCGTATCTGggccaaagaaaaaaatttatttcccCCCTTGAGCCTGGGCAATGGCCCAGGCAAGCCAGGGGGTAAATCCGCCCATGCATACAATGCATAAAAAATTATCCAATTACATGTGCCTTGTTTTCAATTCAGGACATGACTGTTTCTAAAAAGGTAAAGTCCTTGTTATGGCACGTGTGTTTATGTATGAGTTGTGATATATAGAGACGTTTTTTACTAACATCTTACACACTTATATTTTAGTGGGGTTTTAAACTGCAATAAATATTAGCGCCGATTTTAAACCGTCGCTAAACAATGCCGCAAGTGTATGCATAATTGTACACGCATTATGTCCATTTCTACATCTCATGCAATGCTAACAATGATAAGTTTGGTGTCAACCATATATGTTATAGCGCACATGATAATTTCTGCTATTTCAGGATTGAAGTTTTGAGAATAAAGACAATACCTGGGGTAGCTAAATTGGTTGGTGTTGTGGCATGTTTGGCTGGAGCAGCAACCCTTCCTTTTTATAAAGGACCTCATTTTGAACTTTGGAGCCATCATCACCTTTTGGGGTCCCATAAAACCCAACACCATCAGGGTCTAGTTACATCTAGCTCATGGATAAAGGGGTGTTTCCTCATGCTACTATCCAACACTTGTTGGGGAATGTGGCTTGTGCTACAGGTAAACAATTTCCCCGCTTGTCACAAAGTTTCAGTGTGTTTCAATTCAtggttaaaatttaaaattttcagaatCAATTTACCATAATCACTTTATAACTCTGCATGCATGCGTCGTGGGTGCATCGTGCGTGTGTGACtgaaaagaaatatattttagttAATGTGTTGAAATACTATTTTTACTTTCCCAAATTTTTAATTAGTCATATCTTAATCaacataaaaatttatttagtttCAAAACACATGCTTATAAACCACAATCCTTCattgtttaatatttttcttACTTATAATCTCATTTCATCTCTTGGATCAACCAGAGTTTTGTGATAAAAGGCTACCCTTCAAAGCTGCTTCTGACAGCTCTTCAGTGTTTGTTAAGTTCAATTCAATCTCTGGTCATTGCCTTGGCAGTAGAAAGAGACATTGAGCAATGGAAGTTGGGTTGGAATGTAAGACTCATCGCTGTTCTATATTGTGTAAGTATCTTCTAAACCTTCATAACTAAATTGATGAACTTTTGTTTCTCTCTAGATATTTTGATCAAGAACAAAATCTCTATAAATCATGTGTAATATGTATAATCTCTCATTGTTCATGACTTATGTCAACTAAATTTTGTGCTGTAGGGAATTTTGGTGACTGGTGTCACATATTACCTACAAACATGGGTTATAGAGAAGAAAGGGCCAGTGTTTCTAGCCATGTCAACACCACTAGCTCTCATCATGACCATCTTTGCCTCAGCAATCCTCTTGGGTGAGATAATAACTCTGGGAAGgtaattcaattaattaattagcaATTTTGATGGCAAGTTTTGAAACTTTAATTTTGTATCATTTTtacatatattaattattatattgttggttttgaTGTGTGAGCAGCATTATAGGTGGCTTGGCTTTGGTTCTAGGACTATACTTTGTGCTGTGGGGAAAGAGCAGAGAGCTAACGGCTAAAGCCTCATTAGATTTAGAACAAGCATCGAGTTAGAGAGAACTAACAATTCTTGTAGTGGTTCGTTCATCAAATATGGTTGTCTTATTACAAATAGTTGTAAATCAGTGTAAAATTTGATACTCTGGTTGTCAGTGAAACTGTGATGCTTTTAAATTTTTGTCATAAACA
This window harbors:
- the LOC130709948 gene encoding WAT1-related protein At5g64700-like → MNKNKPYLVVFIIQAIYAAMFLLSKAAFDHGMNNFIFVFYRQTAATVFLIPFAIVFEWNTAPPLPFKTFCKIFFISFIGITLSLDIYGVALTKTSATLAAATTNCLPVITFFLALLLRIEVLRIKTIPGVAKLVGVVACLAGAATLPFYKGPHFELWSHHHLLGSHKTQHHQGLVTSSSWIKGCFLMLLSNTCWGMWLVLQSFVIKGYPSKLLLTALQCLLSSIQSLVIALAVERDIEQWKLGWNVRLIAVLYCGILVTGVTYYLQTWVIEKKGPVFLAMSTPLALIMTIFASAILLGEIITLGSIIGGLALVLGLYFVLWGKSRELTAKASLDLEQASS